The Streptomyces sp. NBC_01268 genome segment GTCGCGCTCCTGGTGGAAGTCGGCCATCTCGCGCAGCGAGAAGCGGGTCCAGATGTCGCCGTTGGTGGCGTACCAGGGCTTGTCGGGGTCCGGCAGGTGGGCGGCGGCGTACTTCAGGCCGCCACCACGGCCCAGCGGCTCCGACTCGACGACCGTCGTCACCTTGAGCGGCAGGACGGCGCTGCTCAGCCACTCCTGGAGCACCTCGGCGAGGTGGCCGCAGGAGACGACGACGTCCGTCACTCCCTCGGCGGCGAGCCAGGAAAGCTGATGGCCGATGATCGGGGTCCCGGTGCCCGGGATCTCGACCATCGGCTTGGGGCGGTCGTCGGTGTACGGGCGCAGCCGCGAGCCCTGGCCGCCCGCCAGGACCACGGCCTGCGTCGGGGAGGTATGCATACCGGGAACGATATGCGTACCGGCGATGCCGGGCTCCCCTCAGCTCGCGTGCATCACGCCGGTCGCGAAGGAGGTGTCGCAGACCGGGCGGGAGAACGACTGGGCGCGGGTCGGGCCGTAGTGGCGGACGGCGGCGGCGCCGAGGGAGCGGGCGATGGACATGCAGTGCTTGGCGAGCGACGGGCGGTCCTCCACCTCGCGCTGGAGGTGGGTGAGGGCCGTACCGGGGTCCTTCTCCTGAAGCTCTGCGAGCAGCTGGTCGCGCAGAATATCCTGCGGGGCACGGGCCTTGGCCCGGGGCGAGACGTCCGTGGACGACGCCAGCAGCTGGGTCCCGGAGCCGTGACCGGCCCACGGAACGGCGGACACCGCGAGTGTCCCGGAGAGCACCAGGACGACGGGCAGGACGAGGGCGAGAGAGCGGCCGATTCGGCGGGCAGTGTGCGTCACGCAGGCGAGCGTAGCGGCCGGTAGTGATATGGCGACATTTAGTCACTCTCGCGGGGGATGGTTCGAGGCGTCTTTTCGAATCCGGTGTTGACGTCGGGGGGTGGGCGGGGGCCTGGATGCCCAGTTCTGCCGGGGTTTTCACCGAGTCGGGGATTCATGCGTCCTGTACGCGAACGGCCCCGCCCCCGCAAGCGGGGACGAGGCCGTGAGGGCCGCGGGTCGCGGCAGGCGCGTCGGGCGCGTCGGTCGCTTCAGTCGCGCCGGTCGCGTCAGTCGCGTCAGTCGGAGAGGCGCTCGCCGGTCGAGGTCGAGAAGACGTGCAGCTCGGCGGAGCGGGGCACGACCTGGAGGGTGGAGCCCTTCGCCGGGACGTCGCGGCCGCCGACGCGGACCACCAGGTCCTTGTCCTCGCCGCCGACGCGGGTGGAGCCGTAGACGAAGCCGTCGGAGCCGAGCTCCTCGACCACGTTCACCGTCACGGCCAGGCCGTCCTTGCTGGTCGCGCTCTGCACGTCGAAGTGCTCGGGGCGGACGCCGACGGTGACCGTGGTGTCGCCCTTGGCGGAGGCGGCGGCGATGGCGTCACGGGAGACCGGGACGACGCTGTTGCCGAACTTCACGCCGCCGTCGGTGATCGGGACCTCGATCAGGTTCATGGCGGGGGAGCCGATGAAGCCGGCGACGAAGAGGTTGGCGGGCTTGTCGTACATGTTGCGCGGGCTGTCGACCTGCTGGAGCAGACCGTCCTTGAGGACGGCGACGCGGTCGCCCATGGTGAGCGCCTCGGTCTGGTCGTGCGTCACGTACACGGTGGTGATGCCGAGGCGGCGCTGCAGGCTGGCGATCTGCGTACGGGTCGAGACGCGCAGCTTGGCGTCGAGGTTCGACAGCGGCTCGTCCATGAGGAAGACCTGCGGCTCACGCACGATGGCGCGGCCCATGGCCACACGCTGGCGCTGACCGCCGGAGAGCGCCTTCGGCTTGCGGTCGAGGTACTCGGTGAGGTCGAGGATCTTCGCGGCCTCTTCGACCTTCGTGCGGATCTCGCTCTTGTTGACGCCGGCGATCTTCAGGGCGAAGCCCATGTTGTCGGCGACCGTCATGTGCGGGTAGAGCGCGTAGTTCTGGAACACCATGGCGATGTCCCGGTCCTTCGGGGGCAGGTGCGTGACGTCGCGGTCGCCGATGCGGATGGCGCCGGTGGTGACGTCCTCCAGGCCGGCCAGCATGCGCAGCGAGGTCGACTTGCCACAGCCGGAGGGGCCGACGAGAACGAGGAACTCGCCGTCGGCGATCTCGATCTCCAGCTCGTTGACGGAGGGCTTTTCGGCGCCGGGGTAAACCAGGGTCGCCTTGTCGTAGGTGACGGAAGCCATGGTGATGTGTCCCTTCACCGGCAGGAACGTGCCGGACGATCCGAGTAAAGGAAGGATTGAGGTCTAGTCCACCTGGGTGAACCGCAAGTGACGCTACCTGCCGCCACCGGATCTGTCAGCCCTCCGAGGGCGTGAGATTCCCGCCCCCGCGCGGTCGGCGGTTCGTTACACTGCTCAGGTTGCCTCCTTAGCTCAGCTGGCCAGAGCACCGCTCTTGTAAAGCGGGGGTCGTCGGTTCGAACCCGACAGGGGGCTCGTCGGCAGAGGGCCGGCCCGGGGTTGTCTCCCGGGCCGGCCTTTTCGCGTGGTCCACGCCGTGCCACCACCGTGCCAGAAGCCACCCGACCGCCACCTTCGCGGCTCCCCCCAACTCCGCCGACCGCGATCCCCGCCCGACCTCGCCCGCGAGGTGCTCCTCCGGTTGTCCGTCACGGCTGAAGGAACGGCGCGCGGGTCGGGCGTTGATGCGGCGCAGGCAGGCGATGAGCTTCCGGGCACGGGCGGCGGCGTTGAAGCCCAGGCTTTGAGAGGGGGCGCGGTAAGACTTTCTCTACTTCATCAAGGCACCGGCTGCGCTCCGCTCCGCCGGGCGGGCTTCCCGGCTCCGCTCGGGGCGCCGCTCCTGCCTTCGGCCCGCTCCGCCCCCGCTGCGCCGACGCCCGCCCCTGCAAAACGGGATAGGCCCAAGGGCATGAGTCGAGCCCCAACCACGTCCGATACCCAAGGTCACCGACATGCCTCCGGCGGGGGCCTCAGGCTCCGGGATAGCGGAGGCACCGTGCGCGGGTGCCGGCCGGTGGGGTGGGGCGGCGGGGAACTCCCATCCCGTCTGCCGTCGACCCAGGCAGAGCCGAGCAGACACGGCACCGGGCGTCCAGGTCGTTCGTACAGTGGCGCGCTCCACCTGGACGCCCGGCACCGCGCCCGCTCCGCATACGTGTGGGCCGACGGCAGACGGGATGGGAGCTGGGGCGGTTCGTGGGGAGCGTCCCCGTACGGAGGCTTAGCGCAGCACGGGCGCGAATCCGCCTGGCCTGGGAATAGATCGATACACCGCGAACGGGATCAAGGAAAATCCGGGGTGCTGGGGAAGGTCAATAAAACCAATCCTGCCGAGGCTGCGCATCTGTGAGTTCATAACCTCCGCGAAAAGACCACGACTCATTACCCCTCCATCACTCATGAAGTTTTGATCGGGAAGCTCCTTCTCCTCCGTCCCGTAGCTTCCAATGCTTCCCATGATTGTCAATTCCTGGGGCTCTGCACCGTAGCGGGCAAGAAGAATGTCGGCCTCGCTGT includes the following:
- a CDS encoding nucleotidyltransferase family protein, with the protein product MHTSPTQAVVLAGGQGSRLRPYTDDRPKPMVEIPGTGTPIIGHQLSWLAAEGVTDVVVSCGHLAEVLQEWLSSAVLPLKVTTVVESEPLGRGGGLKYAAAHLPDPDKPWYATNGDIWTRFSLREMADFHQERDATATLALARPRIPWGAVETDAFGHITDFIESPPSPYLINAGVYVFSAAFTDLLPDLGDHERTTFPRLARERRLAGFPLPQGAYWRAIDTAKDLTEAAKELAAQA
- a CDS encoding ABC transporter ATP-binding protein, giving the protein MASVTYDKATLVYPGAEKPSVNELEIEIADGEFLVLVGPSGCGKSTSLRMLAGLEDVTTGAIRIGDRDVTHLPPKDRDIAMVFQNYALYPHMTVADNMGFALKIAGVNKSEIRTKVEEAAKILDLTEYLDRKPKALSGGQRQRVAMGRAIVREPQVFLMDEPLSNLDAKLRVSTRTQIASLQRRLGITTVYVTHDQTEALTMGDRVAVLKDGLLQQVDSPRNMYDKPANLFVAGFIGSPAMNLIEVPITDGGVKFGNSVVPVSRDAIAAASAKGDTTVTVGVRPEHFDVQSATSKDGLAVTVNVVEELGSDGFVYGSTRVGGEDKDLVVRVGGRDVPAKGSTLQVVPRSAELHVFSTSTGERLSD